From a single Stackebrandtia endophytica genomic region:
- a CDS encoding cystathionine beta-synthase, which produces MRYVNSVIDLIGDTPLVKLNKVTEGIDALVLAKVEYVNPGGSVKDRIATRMIEDAEKAGLLKPGGTIVEPTSGNTGVGLAMVAQQKGYDCVFVCPDKVSEDKRNVLKAYGARVEVCPTAVAPEDPRSYYNVSDRLVKEIPGAWKPDQYSNPANPRSHYETTGPELWKQTEGRITHFVAGVGTGGTISGTGRYLKDQGDVKVIGADPEGSVYSGGTGRPYLVEGVGEDFWPGNYDRTICDEIVEVTDADSFAMTRRLALEEGLLVGGSCGMAVVAALEVARKAGPDDVIVVLLPDGGRGYLSKIFNDEWLTEYGFLKAGNVDTTVAEVLDEKTGNLPELVHVHPTDTVRDAIGILREYGVSQMPVLKAEPPVVTGEIAGAVAERDLLDALFSGSAALHDPVERHVGPSLPMIGGGEPVARAVDLLAKDDAAVVLVDGKPRGILTRQDLLTYLQGR; this is translated from the coding sequence GCGTTACGTCAATTCAGTGATCGACCTGATCGGTGACACCCCGCTGGTGAAGCTGAACAAGGTGACCGAGGGCATCGACGCCCTCGTGTTGGCCAAGGTCGAATATGTCAACCCCGGTGGCAGCGTCAAGGACCGCATCGCCACCCGCATGATCGAGGACGCCGAGAAGGCGGGTCTGCTCAAACCAGGCGGGACCATTGTGGAGCCGACGAGCGGCAACACCGGTGTCGGCCTGGCGATGGTGGCCCAGCAGAAGGGTTACGACTGCGTCTTCGTCTGCCCGGACAAGGTCTCTGAGGACAAGCGCAACGTGCTCAAAGCCTATGGCGCCCGCGTCGAAGTGTGCCCGACGGCGGTGGCTCCCGAGGACCCCCGCTCCTACTACAACGTGTCCGACCGCCTGGTGAAGGAGATTCCCGGCGCGTGGAAGCCGGACCAGTACTCCAATCCGGCCAACCCGCGGTCGCACTACGAGACCACCGGCCCGGAGCTGTGGAAGCAGACCGAGGGGCGCATCACCCACTTCGTCGCCGGTGTCGGCACGGGCGGGACCATCTCCGGAACCGGGCGTTACCTGAAGGATCAGGGCGACGTCAAGGTGATCGGGGCCGACCCGGAGGGCTCGGTGTACTCCGGCGGTACCGGACGGCCGTACCTGGTCGAGGGTGTGGGCGAGGACTTCTGGCCCGGCAACTACGACCGCACCATCTGCGATGAGATCGTGGAGGTCACCGACGCCGACTCGTTCGCGATGACCCGGCGCCTGGCGCTGGAGGAGGGGCTGCTGGTCGGTGGTTCCTGCGGTATGGCGGTGGTCGCGGCGCTGGAGGTGGCCCGTAAAGCCGGACCCGACGACGTGATCGTGGTGCTGTTGCCCGACGGTGGCCGCGGTTACCTGTCGAAGATCTTCAACGACGAGTGGCTGACCGAGTACGGCTTCCTGAAGGCCGGGAACGTCGACACCACCGTCGCCGAGGTCTTGGACGAGAAGACCGGCAACCTGCCCGAGCTGGTTCACGTTCACCCGACCGACACCGTTCGGGATGCGATCGGCATTCTGCGGGAGTACGGGGTGTCGCAGATGCCGGTGCTGAAGGCCGAGCCGCCGGTGGTGACCGGTGAGATCGCCGGGGCCGTCGCCGAGCGCGATCTGTTGGACGCCCTGTTCAGCGGGTCGGCGGCGCTGCATGATCCGGTGGAGCGGCACGTCGGACCGAGCCTGCCGATGATCGGTGGTGGCGAGCCGGTCGCCAGGGCGGTCGACCTGCTGGCCAAGGATGACGCGGCAGTGGTGCTTGTGGACGGTAAGCCACGAGGCATCCTGACGCGCCAGGACCTGTTGACCTACCTGCAGGGTCGGTAA
- a CDS encoding peptidoglycan DD-metalloendopeptidase family protein codes for MSSRPQLSRRNLLRGSAVALGAGLSGVALAGTASASDFYNPFAGYPISDGWAEHVARGSLGGIDYPMSVGTTLPACGGGTVTNNPNNGTGGYTVTIAHPNGYRSQYLHLSGFLLANGTVVSAGAAVGLSGGAAGAPGSGSSTGPHCHWHMINPSGTRINPLEFLGGGGGGGLPKTSTEQDGIPGPIFWKRVQNWVRIDAGYTGPIDGAPGPNTYAAMQRYLAAHHGYGGPADGDPGPNTYAALQRLAAQHGYTGPIDGEMGPNSWRGVARFVNQNRFD; via the coding sequence ATGAGCTCTCGTCCGCAGCTGTCCCGCCGCAACCTGTTGCGCGGGTCCGCCGTCGCCCTCGGCGCCGGACTGTCCGGTGTCGCCCTCGCCGGTACCGCCTCGGCTTCCGACTTCTACAACCCGTTCGCCGGATACCCGATATCCGACGGCTGGGCCGAACACGTCGCCCGTGGATCACTGGGCGGCATCGACTATCCGATGTCGGTCGGCACCACACTGCCCGCCTGCGGCGGCGGAACCGTCACCAACAACCCGAACAACGGAACCGGCGGATACACCGTCACCATCGCCCACCCCAACGGATATCGCAGCCAGTACCTGCATCTGTCCGGATTCCTACTGGCCAACGGCACCGTCGTCTCGGCCGGCGCGGCCGTCGGCCTGTCCGGGGGAGCCGCCGGTGCACCGGGCTCCGGCTCGTCCACCGGACCGCACTGCCACTGGCACATGATCAACCCGAGCGGCACCCGCATCAACCCGTTGGAGTTCCTCGGCGGGGGTGGCGGTGGTGGTCTGCCCAAGACGTCGACCGAGCAGGACGGCATCCCCGGCCCCATCTTCTGGAAGCGGGTGCAGAACTGGGTACGTATCGACGCCGGATACACCGGTCCCATCGACGGCGCTCCCGGTCCCAACACCTACGCGGCGATGCAGCGCTACCTGGCGGCCCACCACGGCTACGGCGGTCCCGCCGACGGTGATCCCGGTCCGAACACCTACGCGGCCCTGCAACGGCTGGCCGCGCAGCACGGCTACACCGGACCCATCGACGGCGAGATGGGCCCGAACTCCTGGCGCGGAGTGGCCCGATTCGTCAACCAGAACCGGTTCGACTGA
- the murG gene encoding undecaprenyldiphospho-muramoylpentapeptide beta-N-acetylglucosaminyltransferase, translating to MRTNTYAPEFRLVVTGGGTGGHVYPALTTVNTLRERLAAEGGDMQVLWVGQVDSLEARVAQAEGIDFTSVAVGKIRRSSNPLKMLSPRNIRDMANVPIGVMQARKVLRRFRPDVVLATGGYVTVPVGLAARFNKVPLVIHEQTVRLGLANRLLAREGVRVAVSSEASLPLLPEAVRPSAVVTGNPVRREIFTGHPGRAAQALGFTGWESGLPTVYVTGGSTGAAQVNELMTQILPRLLPYANVIHQCGAGQFDELRQRPLNVPGELARRYHLTAFLGSELPDVLALADIVVSRSGAGTVAELTALGKPAVFIPYPHAAGDEQAHNALHLAEQNAAVALLGEVTAERLLDAVGRLLSDAWARTDMAGRAKAVGKPNAAYHLADLVLAAARSGAGK from the coding sequence ATGAGAACCAACACCTATGCTCCCGAGTTCCGTCTCGTCGTCACCGGCGGCGGCACCGGTGGCCACGTCTACCCGGCACTGACAACGGTGAACACGCTGCGAGAGCGGCTCGCCGCCGAGGGCGGTGACATGCAGGTGTTGTGGGTGGGCCAGGTCGACAGTCTGGAGGCCCGCGTAGCCCAAGCCGAGGGCATCGACTTCACCTCGGTCGCGGTCGGCAAGATCCGCCGGTCATCCAATCCGCTGAAGATGTTGTCGCCGAGGAACATCCGCGACATGGCCAATGTCCCGATCGGTGTGATGCAGGCCCGCAAGGTGTTGCGACGGTTCCGTCCCGACGTGGTCCTGGCCACCGGGGGATACGTGACGGTCCCGGTCGGTTTGGCGGCACGCTTCAACAAGGTGCCCCTGGTGATTCACGAACAGACGGTCCGGCTCGGCTTGGCCAACCGGCTGTTGGCCCGGGAGGGCGTACGGGTCGCGGTGTCGTCGGAGGCGTCGCTGCCGTTGCTGCCGGAGGCGGTGCGGCCCTCGGCGGTCGTGACCGGCAACCCGGTCCGGCGCGAGATCTTCACCGGACACCCGGGGCGGGCCGCTCAGGCGCTCGGCTTCACCGGTTGGGAATCCGGGTTGCCGACCGTATACGTCACCGGTGGTTCGACGGGCGCGGCGCAGGTCAACGAACTCATGACGCAGATCCTGCCCCGGTTGTTGCCTTACGCCAACGTGATCCACCAGTGTGGGGCAGGCCAGTTCGACGAGCTGCGGCAACGACCGTTGAACGTTCCCGGTGAGCTCGCCCGGCGGTACCACCTGACGGCGTTCCTCGGTTCGGAGCTGCCCGACGTCCTCGCGCTGGCCGACATCGTCGTGTCGCGAAGCGGCGCCGGTACCGTCGCCGAACTGACCGCCCTCGGTAAGCCGGCCGTGTTCATTCCGTATCCGCATGCTGCCGGTGACGAACAGGCTCACAACGCCCTGCATCTGGCCGAACAGAACGCCGCGGTCGCTCTACTGGGAGAAGTCACCGCCGAACGTCTGCTCGACGCGGTGGGGCGGCTGTTGTCGGATGCGTGGGCGCGAACCGACATGGCCGGTCGGGCCAAAGCCGTGGGCAAGCCCAACGCCGCTTACCACCTGGCCGACCTCGTGCTGGCTGCGGCGCGATCGGGTGCCGGTAAGTGA
- a CDS encoding class I SAM-dependent methyltransferase, producing the protein MNHDRLLASSFGAAATAYAEHRPDYADAAIRWALEHAPGRRVLDLGAGTGKLTAALLAFGADVIAVEPDSAMLAQLRQSLPQVRALSGSAESIPLPDSAVDAVVAGNAMHWFDMTTAGPEIARVLAPQGVLAGLWNVMDDRVGWVAALERVSGSAAIGPRDTLSGWRTATADMHLPATGPTLFGSPEQAEFPHGQPRTADSLAATLGTRAGMLVMPQPERRATLDRIRGFLAAESETADGEFTLPLLSGVLRLRRLPNGQNRTPRLAR; encoded by the coding sequence ATGAATCATGATCGTCTACTCGCGTCATCGTTCGGGGCGGCTGCAACCGCCTATGCCGAGCACCGTCCCGACTACGCCGATGCCGCGATTCGCTGGGCGCTGGAGCATGCGCCCGGCCGACGAGTCCTCGATCTGGGCGCCGGCACCGGAAAGCTGACCGCCGCGCTGCTCGCCTTCGGCGCCGACGTCATCGCTGTCGAACCCGATTCGGCGATGCTGGCACAGTTGCGGCAGTCGCTGCCGCAGGTCCGTGCCCTGTCGGGGAGTGCCGAGTCGATTCCGCTGCCCGACTCCGCTGTGGACGCCGTGGTCGCCGGCAACGCGATGCACTGGTTCGACATGACCACCGCGGGCCCCGAGATCGCCAGAGTCCTTGCACCCCAAGGGGTGCTGGCAGGCCTGTGGAACGTCATGGACGATCGCGTCGGGTGGGTGGCCGCGCTCGAACGAGTCAGCGGCAGTGCGGCCATCGGACCGCGCGACACCCTGAGCGGTTGGCGCACCGCCACGGCCGACATGCACCTGCCCGCCACCGGGCCGACGCTGTTCGGCTCGCCGGAACAGGCTGAGTTCCCGCACGGTCAGCCCCGCACCGCCGACTCACTGGCCGCCACGCTGGGGACCCGTGCGGGAATGCTGGTCATGCCGCAGCCGGAACGACGGGCCACGCTGGACCGTATTCGTGGATTCCTCGCCGCTGAATCGGAAACCGCCGACGGTGAGTTCACCCTGCCCCTGCTGAGCGGAGTACTCCGGTTGCGCCGCCTGCCGAACGGTCAGAACCGCACGCCGCGCTTGGCGAGGTAG
- a CDS encoding M23 family metallopeptidase — MRSVLLTTVAAAVLTTGIVAAPTITQADDPTTCVPAESEQHGIATFGYFSSQFETASTIHTIALERHLPERASLIAITASMADTGLLNQQPDDDADGVGIFGWTPSEAIGDAEQLSDPGYSAGRFFDRMVEVGGWQDMPPAQVARVVQGEAKGTVYAENQASARVLMTMLQGSIDCLPVVSPGEYTHPTPGVSAGGGFRTPDGPGHDGIDFSGYRGTPILAAGDGTVVTVLCNAHTADGAPYSCDVDGSPQVLGCGWYLEILHTDQTVTRYCHFESEPPVAVGERVSAGQEIGTMGSSGNSSGPHLHFETHMAYPAWPGTAVDPRDYLAKRGVRF; from the coding sequence ATGAGATCCGTGCTCCTGACCACCGTGGCCGCCGCCGTCCTGACCACCGGAATCGTGGCGGCCCCGACCATCACCCAGGCCGACGACCCCACCACCTGTGTACCCGCCGAATCCGAACAGCACGGCATCGCCACCTTCGGCTACTTCTCCTCACAGTTCGAGACCGCGAGCACGATCCACACGATCGCGTTGGAACGACACCTGCCCGAACGGGCGTCGCTGATCGCGATCACCGCGTCCATGGCCGACACCGGCCTCCTCAATCAGCAACCCGACGACGATGCCGACGGGGTGGGCATCTTCGGGTGGACTCCCTCGGAGGCGATCGGCGACGCCGAACAGCTGAGCGACCCCGGCTACTCCGCCGGACGGTTCTTCGACCGGATGGTCGAGGTCGGCGGCTGGCAGGACATGCCGCCGGCCCAGGTCGCGCGCGTCGTCCAGGGTGAGGCGAAAGGCACCGTGTACGCGGAGAACCAGGCCAGCGCACGGGTGCTGATGACCATGTTGCAGGGCAGCATCGACTGCCTCCCGGTGGTCTCACCCGGCGAGTACACCCATCCGACTCCGGGGGTGTCCGCCGGCGGCGGCTTCCGCACCCCGGACGGGCCGGGACACGACGGGATCGACTTCTCCGGCTATCGCGGAACCCCGATCCTGGCCGCCGGTGACGGCACGGTGGTCACGGTGCTGTGCAACGCGCACACCGCCGACGGCGCGCCCTACTCCTGCGACGTCGACGGCAGTCCACAGGTCCTGGGTTGTGGGTGGTACCTGGAGATCCTGCACACCGACCAGACCGTGACCCGCTACTGCCACTTCGAATCCGAGCCACCGGTCGCCGTGGGCGAGCGGGTCTCGGCGGGCCAGGAGATCGGCACCATGGGTTCGTCCGGCAACTCGTCGGGCCCGCATCTGCACTTCGAGACGCACATGGCCTACCCGGCCTGGCCGGGCACCGCCGTCGACCCCCGCGACTACCTCGCCAAGCGCGGCGTGCGGTTCTGA
- a CDS encoding zinc-binding dehydrogenase gives MFAIRQYEFGPPETLQYESVPDPVAGKGQIRIAVTAAGVHAVDAVIRTGTGSGPFAPPELPMTPGREVAGVVDQVGEDVDESWLGKRVVTHLGMASGGYAEKAVREVEAVHEIPEGVDDAEAVTMIGTGRTAVGILDNTPISADDVVVVTAAAGGIGNLLVQAARAVGATVVGLAGGPAKVDQVRALASEVIAVDYRAEGWPLLVRDELAGREATLVFDGVGGKPGRAAFDLLGIGGKLIMFGWSAGEPIELSAADLFERYLTASVVLGPTILKRPGGIRALETEALRQVAQRRMVPITQSFPLAEAGKAQHALETRETVGKVVLIP, from the coding sequence ATGTTCGCGATCCGACAGTATGAGTTCGGTCCACCCGAGACGTTGCAGTACGAGTCGGTCCCCGACCCGGTGGCGGGCAAGGGACAGATCCGGATAGCGGTCACCGCGGCGGGGGTGCACGCCGTTGACGCCGTCATTCGTACCGGCACCGGTTCGGGCCCGTTCGCGCCGCCGGAGTTGCCGATGACACCGGGCCGGGAGGTCGCCGGGGTGGTGGACCAGGTCGGTGAGGACGTGGACGAATCCTGGCTGGGCAAACGGGTCGTCACCCACCTCGGGATGGCCAGTGGCGGGTATGCGGAGAAGGCGGTCCGCGAGGTGGAGGCCGTGCACGAGATCCCCGAGGGCGTCGACGACGCCGAGGCGGTCACGATGATCGGCACCGGGCGAACCGCCGTCGGCATCCTGGACAACACACCCATCAGCGCCGACGACGTCGTCGTGGTGACGGCGGCGGCCGGCGGTATCGGCAACCTACTGGTCCAGGCGGCGCGGGCCGTCGGCGCGACGGTCGTCGGCCTGGCCGGTGGCCCTGCGAAGGTCGACCAGGTTCGGGCGTTGGCCTCCGAGGTGATCGCCGTCGACTATCGCGCCGAGGGTTGGCCACTGCTGGTGCGTGACGAGCTGGCCGGACGCGAGGCGACCCTGGTGTTCGACGGCGTCGGCGGCAAACCGGGCCGGGCCGCCTTCGATCTGTTGGGCATCGGCGGAAAACTGATCATGTTCGGTTGGTCGGCGGGCGAACCGATCGAATTGTCGGCCGCCGACCTGTTCGAGCGATACCTGACCGCATCGGTCGTGTTGGGCCCCACCATCTTGAAGCGTCCCGGCGGAATCCGCGCCCTTGAGACGGAGGCGCTGCGACAGGTGGCGCAACGCCGGATGGTCCCCATCACTCAGTCGTTCCCGCTGGCGGAGGCGGGGAAGGCCCAGCATGCGCTGGAGACCCGGGAGACGGTCGGCAAGGTGGTCCTGATCCCCTGA
- a CDS encoding NADPH-dependent FMN reductase translates to MSPLKLAIIIGSTRKGRFGPVPANWFAEHARRHGGFDVDVVDLLDCSLPVDIGHHGDDDEHPAVAALGQRLKKADAFVVVTPEYNHSFPAPLKAAIDYYNAEWNAKPVGFVSYGGMVGGQRAVEQLRQVFPEVHAITVRDTISFVNYWTLFDEDGNPKDAEGTSAAAKQLLDQLTWWGNALRTARNDTPYQP, encoded by the coding sequence ATGTCACCCTTGAAGTTGGCCATCATCATCGGCAGCACCCGGAAGGGACGGTTCGGTCCGGTCCCCGCCAATTGGTTCGCCGAGCACGCCCGCCGACACGGCGGCTTCGACGTGGATGTGGTCGATCTGCTGGACTGCTCGCTGCCGGTCGACATCGGCCACCACGGCGACGACGACGAGCACCCGGCGGTGGCCGCCCTGGGGCAGCGCCTCAAGAAGGCCGACGCCTTCGTCGTGGTCACTCCCGAGTACAACCACAGCTTCCCGGCACCGCTGAAGGCCGCGATCGACTACTACAACGCCGAGTGGAACGCCAAGCCCGTCGGGTTCGTCTCCTACGGCGGCATGGTCGGTGGACAGCGCGCCGTCGAGCAGCTGCGCCAGGTGTTCCCGGAGGTTCACGCGATCACCGTGCGCGACACGATCAGTTTCGTCAACTACTGGACGTTGTTCGACGAGGACGGCAACCCCAAGGACGCCGAGGGCACCTCGGCTGCGGCCAAGCAGTTGCTGGATCAGTTGACGTGGTGGGGCAACGCGCTGCGCACCGCTCGCAACGACACCCCGTACCAGCCGTAA
- a CDS encoding MFS transporter translates to MTSQPTTRWGPVVALALAMVVNTSDMTIAAIVLPGIADDFGITPATSAWVLLAYSLPMAAIAIPAGRWVDRSDLRAVFVLSMVGVAAASIVAAVAPTFWVLLAARFFQGFVAALTMAAYMPIVVSSVRDEQRGRAIGYIVSIMTIGGMIGAPLGGLVAGGFGWPGVFLLKLPVVLAAVVVGLMTVPSNGKRLPTPDGTLLRDTIVVGGAITGLVLGMENLGSAPIVAAGLIAVAVILAIVWIRLATSKPIISVIASRVLGLNLLGLLLASLLIGLITFLLPYFVTEEMTASPEMLGVVLLAYSASVAPVSPVAGWLADRFGPHPVAVIGGVITAIGLATMLTLPSGATMPDLLWRIVVLGIGGAVFNGPINTALMAATPREMIGVAGGLFATVRTLASTIGPAAVALVWTFGGGGIGGFNAAVALLLGSYLLGLVLMVIGRPARATVAA, encoded by the coding sequence ATGACTTCTCAACCGACTACCCGCTGGGGGCCGGTCGTGGCGTTGGCGCTGGCCATGGTCGTCAACACCTCCGACATGACGATCGCGGCCATCGTGCTGCCCGGTATCGCCGACGACTTCGGCATCACCCCCGCCACCAGTGCCTGGGTGCTGCTGGCCTATTCGCTGCCTATGGCGGCCATCGCGATACCGGCCGGTCGCTGGGTCGACCGATCGGATCTGCGTGCGGTCTTCGTACTCTCGATGGTGGGTGTCGCCGCTGCCAGCATCGTGGCGGCGGTGGCCCCGACGTTCTGGGTGCTGCTGGCGGCCCGGTTCTTCCAGGGGTTCGTCGCCGCGTTGACCATGGCGGCCTACATGCCGATCGTGGTCAGCAGCGTCCGCGACGAACAGCGGGGACGCGCCATCGGTTACATCGTCAGCATCATGACGATCGGTGGAATGATCGGCGCGCCGCTGGGCGGCCTCGTCGCCGGTGGTTTCGGGTGGCCAGGGGTGTTCCTGCTCAAGTTGCCGGTGGTGCTCGCCGCGGTCGTCGTCGGTCTGATGACGGTGCCCTCCAACGGAAAGCGGCTGCCGACCCCCGACGGCACACTGTTGCGCGACACCATCGTGGTCGGTGGTGCCATCACCGGCCTGGTCCTGGGAATGGAGAACCTGGGTTCGGCTCCGATCGTGGCGGCGGGTTTGATCGCGGTGGCCGTGATCCTGGCGATCGTGTGGATTCGACTGGCGACCTCCAAACCGATCATCTCGGTGATCGCGAGCCGGGTTCTGGGACTGAACCTGCTCGGCCTGTTGCTGGCGAGTCTCCTCATCGGACTGATCACCTTCCTGTTGCCGTACTTCGTCACCGAGGAGATGACCGCCAGTCCGGAGATGCTCGGTGTGGTGTTGTTGGCCTACAGCGCCTCGGTGGCACCGGTCTCGCCGGTCGCGGGGTGGCTGGCCGACCGGTTCGGCCCGCACCCGGTGGCCGTGATCGGTGGTGTCATCACCGCGATCGGACTGGCCACGATGCTCACTCTGCCCAGCGGGGCCACGATGCCGGACCTGCTGTGGCGCATCGTCGTGCTGGGCATCGGTGGTGCGGTGTTCAACGGCCCGATCAACACCGCGCTCATGGCGGCCACGCCGAGGGAGATGATCGGTGTCGCGGGTGGACTGTTCGCGACGGTGCGCACACTGGCCAGCACGATCGGTCCGGCCGCCGTCGCTCTGGTATGGACATTCGGTGGCGGTGGTATCGGCGGGTTCAATGCCGCGGTGGCTCTGCTGCTGGGCAGCTACCTACTCGGGTTGGTGCTCATGGTGATCGGCCGCCCGGCGCGCGCCACGGTCGCCGCCTGA